AGGAGGAGCCGCTCAACCGGGCCACCTTCAGAATCCTGCCTCCGTCCCGGGATCACGCCCCGGAACGCCTGTACAACGTCAGGAAAGGGATAGGGCGTTCAACAGAGCATGGAAGCGTTCCTTTCCCGCGCGGGCCCGTGCACGGCGGGCGATCCGGCGCTCCCGCGGAGACAGCAATCCCTCCTGGAGAGCCTGGTGGGCCTGGGCACGTCGATCGTTGATGCGCTGGAGGAGCTCACTTGCCCGCAGTGATTCGGGCTCAGATGCGAAGCTTTCCGCGGCAGAATTTTCAACAGCGCACAGGCCCTGACGTGCCAACGCCTCATCCCGGTCGCACGCCTGCATTTCCTGCTCGTAGTGCGCGAGGAGGCCCGCTGGAGAGCGACGATAACGCTGCTCTTCGATCCGCATCAGGTGAAGACGCTTGCGTTCCTGCAGGTGTTCCGCGGACCACTTGTCCAGGTCAAGGGATCGTCCCCAAGGATCGGTCAGCCCCACTGCGGCCTGCCGGGCCGCCGCAACCATCCGCGGTCTGTTCTCCTGCCAGCGTGCTCTGGCCATGGCCGTTTCCGATTCAGCAGCTCGACCTCCCAAGAGGGGACGCAGTCGCCCCATCTCCCCCTGTGGGGGCCACGCGGCAACTGGAACAAAGACAGCTGGGAGGGGCAGAGCACGCTGCGGGTCGTCGTGGGTATACCAGTTCGTGAACGAGAGACCCAAGACCCCGTTGCGCTCTTCCCGGGCCGCCCAAGCACTGTTGGACCCACATCCCCCATGGCCACACGAACAGGTCGCGGCCCGCACCACCTGAGTCCCGTCCGCCTCCTCCACATCTTCAGGCTGGACCTCAAAATAGGCGTCTTCTGGAGAAGGAGACGGATCACGCAGTCCAGCTGGATTCGCCGCCTGGGCCCTACGGAGCATGGCCCAGGCGAACGACGCAAACGGGAGACCGGCTACGGCCAACTGTGGAAGCCAGGCTGCCTGGGGCACGTCAGCCAGGTTGTCGTCAGGCTCCCAGTGGGGATGCGTGGTCTGCGTGAGATAGAGGAAACCAATCAGGGCTTCAGGCATTCAATCTCCGGCAGCAGGACGGCAAGAGGGCGACGTGTAGCGGCCACAACAGTTCTGTATCGGCTCCTGCCTGGATCAGGAAGATCGCCCCAGCACCCGAGGCACGAGCTTGACAGTATCGAGCAGGTCAGATGTGGACCAGAACGTGTTCAGGCCCGGTCTGATCCAGGTGTTGAGAGGGGTACAGACGCGTTGATGCGGTCCACCAAAGGCATCGCGTACTTAAGGTATCCGTCCAATGTTCCGGAACTCAATGCGTCACGGTTACCAGAGTAATAGAGGTTGCGCAGGAGCACACTCAGGCGCACCGCGTCTCGCTCCCGGTGGTCACCCAGAAATTCCCACAGATCTTCTTCATTCCCGTGGCCGTACACGAACAGCAGCAAATAAAGCGGCTTGGGCCGAGCCTTATCGGGAGGCATGCGTACCACCCGGATTGGCCAGGTCACCTGAGCCATTTCCCAGAGGGCCTGGTGTAGCGGGAGCTGCCGGCGCAGCGCCGTGAAGTGTTTCATGGCAGCGTCCGAGCAAAGAACTTGGTCCGTCGGGGCGACAGGTGTATCCCCCCTTTGAACTGGTCGCAGGGTAAAGGTGGCCGGAGCCGTCTGCATGAACGGCGACGCCGCGCCCAACGTCTTGATGCTGTGGTAAAGCGTTCTGGACATCGACGCGCTCGGAGTTTTCCCGCTGGTGCTCCAGAGGCCCTGGGCGAGTACGCGGTTGGTGAGCTCCTCCACGTGGAGGGGGGTTGCGGCCTGGTTGAGCACGATCTGCGCGGCCTGTGCAAGGGTTGTCGGGGCAGTGTGGGTCATGGTTTGTCCTGAGAGGTGGCAATGAGAAAGTCTTGGGCGTATGAATCGCCCGGTCAGGGCATTTCTGGAACAGAACACAGCTTCCTGCGTGTCCTGGCCTGTTTGCGGTGAACAATGGCCCGCTCCGGCCGGGGGAAGCACCCTCTCGAACAGCGTGCCGCGACGATCCTCCGTGACGGCTTGGAAGAACTCGGGGAACAGGCTGGGCACTCCCTTCCGGGCACAGCGCAGGTGATTTTCGGCGTGGGCGTGACACCGCTGGCTCGGCAGCACCAGCAGATTGCCGGGTTCATTCTTGGTGCTGTCACCGTCCCAGTGATGGACGATCTCGCCAGGAGCCAAAGGACGGGCCAGCAACTGCTCGGCCAGGACCCGGTGCAGCGAGCGGACCTCGCCCGCCGTCTTGTCCCGTATTTTCCGGTAGGTCTTGTGCCGTCTCACCCACTGGCCTTCTCACCTGTCAGGACACTTGAACGCCGAAGTTCGTCACCACCGCTTCCAGGCCGCCCTTGAACCCCATGCCCAGGGCGCGGAACTTCCACGCCCCATTGTGGCGGTACAGCTCGCCGAACAGCATGGCCGTGACCTCGTCGAAGTCCCGCTGCAACTCGAAGCGGGCCAGTTCTTCCCCGTCTTCCAAGTTCTGCAGGCGGATGTATGCACCGTCAACCAAGCCGAAGTGTTTGTCCTCGGCGTCATGGATGGTCGCGCAAATCACCACCTTGGAGATCTCGGCGGGGACCCGGTCCAGTCGAACAGTCAAGCGTTCATCGTCCCCTTCACCTGCGCCGTCTGTGTTGTCACCGCCGTAATGCACGCTCAGCGCTGGATCACTCGGGTTGTTGTAGAACACCAACTCCTCGTCGCCGCGCAGTTTTCCATTGGGCTGTACCAGCAAGGCGCTGGCGTCCAGGTCAAACGGGACAGTGCCTTCAGGAAAATTCCAGCCCAGACCTATCCTGACCAGACTCAGACCGGGGCGCTCCGCCGTTAAGGGGACGTTTGCGCCAGGCGTCATTACACCAGTCATGCGCGCCCCGCTTTGACCAGTTCAGCGTTCGGGCGCTCAAAAAGCCAGGCGATATCAGCCAGATCAATAAATGACAGATCATCTGCCGTAGGTTTGTGAATGGCCACCACGCGCTCGGCCTGATGCTTCAAGATCGTCTCAAAAACATTGCGTACATCGCGGGCATTCCCGAAGTTCTCCCCTCTGCTCTCATAAAGCGTCGAGAAGTGATTCTTCAATTGATGCTTGGCGATCTGTGTGGAGCTGTAACCGTGCTTATCGCACAGATATGTAAATATGTTGAGCAATTCCTCGCCATCATAGTCATCGAAATGAACAAATCGATTGAATCTAGAGCGAAGTCCTGGATTGGTTTCTAGAAACTCATTGATTGGCGCAGTGTATCCCGCCACGATAATGATCAAATCGTCTCGGTGATCTTCCATGGCTTTGAGCAGAGTGTTGATGGCTTCCTGACCATAAGAATCGCGAGCATCTGTTTTGAGAGCGTAAGCCTCATCAATGAACAAGATGCCTCCCCGTGCTGACTGAACAGCCGCCTGAACTTTACCGGCGGTCTGACCTAAATAATCAGCAATGAGGCCACTGCGGTCAACTTCTACAAGGTGGCCCTCTTCCAACAGGCCAATCTCACGGTATATTTGGGCAAGTAGCCGTGCAACAGTCGTTTTCCCGGTCCCGGGGTTCCCAGTAAAGACCATGTGGAGGCTTAGGGGCATGGCAGGAAGCCCCATCTCCTCACGGAGCTGACGCACGCGCACCAGATTGGTGGCAGCAACGACCTCCTGCTTTACACGTTGTAATCCAACCATAGAACGCAGTTCCGTCAGCAGATCATCCAAAGAGGGCTCTTTCTCCTCTTGCTTCTTTACCCTCTCAATCTCTTTACTGGTCCCCTTTTTCAGGGCTTGCCTTGTGACCTCACGGCATTCGACGGCCAAGTCGATGAGGTTCGAGATTATCTCACTTAAAACACGTACTTCCACTTCTAACTTGTTGCCATCCACCGCGATAACGATATTGCCGAACTTTTCGATAAGTCCGATAATCGCATCGGTATATCTGGTATTCTTGACTGCATCAAAATAAACGGCGGCTTTCAAAAAATTAGGCAGGGCAGTAGATTTCGAATGATTCCTGCTTGAAAGAACACGCAGGCGTTCCTCAATGGTTTTTTCGGCATTGCTAGAAAAGTACTGCTTGGCTAGTTCCAGCTCCTGTCTATGCACCAGTCCATCTGAATAAATAAGATGGCCCATCAAGCTCAATATGTAGATATACGACTCAGAGGGCAAAGTTCTTTCCTGTTCTCTGAGCGTCCAGACATCAGCGTCTTCAATTTCTTGAAGGTAAGCCTCGATTCTTCGCGATGTCTGCTGAGCGCGTTCTATCAGGGGATTCATAGCTCCAGATCTTAACAATTGGGCTTATAGAGGTCATCCTAAAATGACCTCCCCCCCAGTGTGTGTATTGCTTATCCTCAGGAGTTGCGTTTTGCATAGCGGAGTGAATAGCTATGGCAAGTGCAGTGACATAGCGTCCCTACGCTCTTCATAGGTGCCACTCTTGAATTCGCTTCGTCGCACGCAGACATCCTCTGCGCTGCCCGCACCCTTCTCTTGCAACTCCGGCCCACCAATACCCGCCTCACCCCACATGACGTCGGGCGCCTCACCCTTGAGGCAGGCTTGTGGGCGCTGACCGACGAGGTGCAGGCGAGAGAGCAAGGGTTGTACGGCAGCCTGCTGCTCCTGCAGTCGCCGCCCCCACGCCCACGCTCCTCCAAGTCCTCCCCGTCCACGCACCCTCCTACCCGTCCCTGGACCGCTGGCTCACGCCTACCGAGATCGCCGAGGTGCGCCACCGGGTGGGCGAACTGCGCTATCCCTGGTCTCTCGACGAGACGGTGAGATACGGGGTCATGCAGACGAGCTACCGGGTCATCAGGCCCTGCTGGATCAGGACCAGGCCTGCAACCCCCCAAGCTGCAGATACGCACTTATGACCTGCAGATCACGCTGGGAATGGCCTACCTGTCCCTCCCCGCCCTACGCGAGTGGGTAGACGGCCCGCTCAAGCTACGCTACGGGGCCACGGGCCAGCACAGGCGAGAAGCTGAAGCAGTCCACGCCGTGCTGCGACAGGCCGATCTGCCCTGGGCAAGGCGGGTGACGCTGCGTGAACCGAACACGCAGGTGGCGATGCGGGTGACCACGGCGTTTGCCAAGGCCCTGCGGCTCGCGCCACCTGCCGGGCTGAACTGCACCATCGCAGAGCTGCACACGAGGCCGCTGGCGCTCGACATCGCCGACAAGCAGGTGCGCGCTCAGATCCACCAATTGCTGCGAGACCGCGCCAACGTGTGTCCCTAAACTCGTCCGGGCTACCGCCTTCTGCCTTTGCCCCTCTTCCTGGCCCGGCACTCGATGCATGGATTTGACAGGAGCTGAATACCACCCTATATTGAAGGAATCAAGGCGGCCTGCGGGCCGCTTTTTCCTTATTGATTACGTTCCCCTATGCCGGGCCGGGCCGCCATGTTCTAACAAATTGGAACATTCCCCAGGATTAGAATGGAAGGGCACGACCGCTGCCCACTCTGTTGCACCTCTCGTCCCCGGTCGAGCAGGAGTCATCATGGTCAATATCCGCGTTGAGAACAGGAAGACTGGCACCAGCGGCATTTATTTCTTCTCGCAGGTTCCACGCATCGGTGAGTCCGTGAGGATTGGAACCACCGCTTACCGGGTGAAGGACGTGCAACACGTCGCGGGCGATCCTACCGACAACATCCCCCCTGCATTCACGCAGATTCTGGTCGAGGCAGGCTAGATCTAACGCACTTCGTGATCTGACCGCCACCGAACTGGCGGACCTCCGCGCGCGCTTATGCCGCCGACCATGGCCAGGGCGACAACGCTCCCTGTCCTGCCGAGCAGACCGCCCTGGCAGCCTACTTAGGCTGTCACGAGGACATGCGTGCCGCAGCCTTCGCCGTGTAGTGCGAGGAACTCGGCGGCGTCACTGAGGACGAGGCCGCGTACTGGCTGGACGTGGAATTCATCGAGCCGTGTCCCGAGGGCCGCACTGTCTAAGATCCGTTTCGGTGAGCGTATGGGAAGCATCGATGGGTTCATCCCCGTGTGAAGTTGTAGGCAGTGTAGATTTTGCCTTCTTCACGCCAACGGCACCGCCGCAAATGTGCCATGAAACGTGTGCGGCAGTGGTTATAGTGGGCCGCATTCATGACGATTTCACCCGATGTGTACGCCCAAGGCGTTGACGTCTTTTTGCAGCGTTCCATGGCTGAGTGGGGCCAAGGACTACGCGCCCACCACCAAGGTCTCACGGGTGAGCAGCCGGACGCCGGGCAGGTCCGCGCCTGGGCCAACTGTCAGTGGGTCTTACAAGCTGCCCTGGGTGAGCTCGCAGTGGATCAGCCGGAACTCTTGGCCTGCACCCTGGCCTTCGAGTACGAGCTGCCCCGTGAACGTGGGCGGCGTCCGGACGTCATCCTGCTGACCTGTGACCGGGTGTTGGTGCTGGAGTTCAAAGACCATCCTTTTCCCACTCCCGTGCAAGAAGCAGCACATGAAGACCAGGTGGCCGCCTACGCCCGTGACCTGCAGCACTACCACGCCGCCTCACATGGGCTCCTGGGGCGCCCAGTGCTGGTATATACCCAGCGCCCAGGGCTACAGGAGCAACGCGGTGAGGTGACGGTGGTGGGGCCCGATACCTTGAGGGATTACCTGAGGGCCGAGGTCCAGGCAGGCCCCCGGCAGTTCGATCACGACGCCTGGCTCAACGCGGATTACGCGCCCCTCCCCACCCTGGTCAGCGCAGCCCGCCGGCTCTTTGAACACGAACCCCTCCCCGCCATCCGACGTGCGGAGAGTGCCGGCATCGAGGAGACGGTGGCGGATTTGGTGGAGGCGGCCCGACAGGCCCACGAGCGAGGGGAGCATCACCTCGCCCTGGTCACCGGTGTACCTGGCGCGGGCAAGACCCTGGTTGGGTTGCAGTTCGTCTACGCCCGGACACTGGGGGAAGACGACGCCGCACGGGACGCGGTGTTTCTCTCGGGCAATGGTCCCTTGGTGAGCGTGCTGCAACACGCTCTGGGCAATAAGGTTTTCGTGCAAGGCGTCCACGACTTTCTCAAGCAGTACGGCGCCCACCGGAAGCGGCTTCCCGAAGAACACATCTGGGTCTACGACGAAGCTCAGCGCGCTTGGGACGCGCAGCAGGTCCTGGAAAAGCGTGGGCACGCGACAAGTGAGCCGGAGGATTTCCTCCGGCTTGGAGCCCAGATGCCTGGCTGGGCCATGCTGGTGGGCTTGATCGGTGAGGGCCAGGAAATCTACATCGGCGAAGAGGGAGGCTTGGCCGCGTGGAACGCGGCGCTAGAGGGCAGCGACAAGTCCTGGATCCTGCACGCCCCCCAGAAGATCACCCATCTCTTCCCGAACGCCGCGCAGGTGTTGAGCGATGACACGCTGGACCTCACGGTGTCCCTGCGCTCCCACCTGGCCGAAGACCTGTACCGCTGGGTGCGCGCCCTACTCGACGGCGAGGGGGGAGAGGCTAGAGAGCTCATCAAACGTGTTGAATCCCAAGGGTTCGAGGTGTACCTGACCCGTGACGTGGAAGCGGCCAAAGCCTACGTGCGGACTCGGTACGAGGACGCCGAGGACAAGCGCTACGGCCTGCTGGCGTCGAGCAAGGCGAGCAATCTCAAAACCGTGGGGCTTGACACCTGGAACCTGGGCATCAAGGCGTATCAGGCGGGCCCGTGGTTTAACAATCGTCCCACAGACCCAAAATCTTGCTGCCAGCTCATCCACATCGCTTCTGAGTTCGTGTGCCAGGGCCTGGAACTTGACTTCCCGATTCTGTGCTGGGGCAGTGACTTGAAGTGGGATGGGCAGGCGTGGTGTTCGCCTGTGCCCCGGACACCGGCGGCGGGGAAACGGGCGCCAGAAGATCCGCATCGTCTCCGGCTCAACTCGTACCGCGTGCTGCTGACCCGCGGGCGAGACGGGATGATCCTGTACGTGCCGGACCAGCGTACCTTGGACCAGACCTACGGGTATCTGCGGGAACTGCATCTTCCAGAATTGCCTCTGTAGGACGAGGATATATCGCTGCCTATGGCAACGCCGCCACTCCTGGATTATCCGAATCCAGTGAAGGAGCAGCGGGGCGACGTTTCACGTCGCCCCGCTGCTCCTTCAGCTACTGCGCAACAGGTCTTCAGGCGAGGCCGTTGAGGACGAAAGGGGCCCAGGCACTGACGGGTTGTTCCTCCGCGAGCATCCGCAGTTTCTCCTCCCGGACCGCGTCCTGCCAGGACGCGCCGTTCAGCCGCGCGGTGTACACATTCCCCATCCACTGCGGCGTCGTGGCGTCCAACACCGGCCACAGCGTCGTGATGGTCCGCTGCGCGCCGGCCAGGAATGCCGCTTGCGACAGACCCGCCACCCCCCGCCCAGCTGTCATATCCCCCAGCCCTGAGTTGCACGAGGAGAACGTCACCAGTTCCGTGCCGCGCAAATTCAGGCTCCCCAGTTCCCAGGCCCGCAAGACCCCCTGGAAGTTGCGCCGGGTGTAGCCGTCAAGCAGCACCACGGCCCGCGAGAAGGGATGCGCTGGATCGTACCGGGGATCGAGTCGCTCAGCCCGCTGGTACAGCGGGCGGGTCTGTTCGGCGTCCCAGACGTCTGAGTGCGTCGAGAAGTGCAGCACCCAGGGAGCCACCCCGATGTTCAGCAGGGTCTGCTCTGAAGCGTCGGGGCTCAGGTGAGAGACCACGGAGCGCCCGCGCTCCGTGAGCAGCGCGGTCAGCATGCGAATCTCCTGCTCAGTGCCGTTCAGGTTGCCGTAGCGGGGCAGACTGTCAGCTCCACCAGTCGTCATGACCGCGCTACGCGTCGCAAAGTGCACTGGTGCGGAGCGTAAGTCTGGAGGGAGATTCATAGCCTCGGTCTCAGTTCCCTCTTGATCGCTGTCGCCGTGTTCCTCGAAGGACTGAACGCCCAGCAGCACGGCAGGACTCGTGGCGCTTCCTGGCACGGACTCAAGACGGTGCAGGCGCAGCAGATCCCGAGGGGTAGGCACCAGGCGGGTACTGACCTGCGCCAGCAGCGGACGGGCACCGGACGCGTCCGGTGCGCACAGCAGGTCCCACGGCAGACCGTACAGGAAGCCGTCGCCACTGATGACCAGTCGTTTGAGATCCTCTCCCAGGCCCAGCAGCCCGGCGATGGGAGCGATCAGGGACGCGTACAACCCCTGCAGGGGACGCAGCAAAGGAGTTTCGTGTAGCAGGAGGCCGGGATCCCCCAGGACTTGGCGCAGGTGGGCCACCTGCGCCTCAAGGTCTGACGCGGCGTAGCGGTGTAGGTGATGCCGTCCGTCCTGGTGCAGGATCTGGGCGTACACCGCGTCTTCCGAGACAAACAGGTTCAGCAGCGCTTCATCGTCCTGCAGAGCGGACTGCACCGCGGGGGGGGTGATCATGCGCAGTTGTAGTTCTTCGGCGAGCCGGGCCCCTTCGGGGTCCGTGTGAATCTGCCGCTCCAGGGTCTCGAGCTGGGCGGTAACCTCCTGCACCCGCAGGAGGTCTTGGGCGTCGGCGCTGTACTGCAAGCGCGCCATCTCAGCCTGCAGGGCCTGAAGCTCGTCGAGGCGGTCCCGGAAGGTTCCGGTAGCATTGGCCTGCAGGATGCTAGTCAGACCCTGCTCAATGTCAGCGTTGCCTTTGAATGTGAGCAGGGCAGTCACTGTGCTGGTAGGGAGCTGGGCACATAGAGTGAGTGTTTGGGCGAAGGTATCGGGCAGAGAGACCTGCGTGGTGGTGCCCGGTCCCCAGTAGGTTTTGCTAACGGTGGGGAACTGGTCGTTGTGCAAGTGAATGGTAAGAGCTTCCGTTGCAGCGGCGAGGGCATCCTCATAGCGGCGCATGTCTTTGAGGACGAGAGCAGTGTTCTCTAGGCTGACGGCAATGAACGGGTGCCTTTCGGGGAGGTTGGCCCGCTCAATGGTGAGTGCTTCCTCGTGGCGCGCAAAAGCGTCGTCGTAGCGGCCCAGTTCGTGGAGGATACGGGCACTGTTGTGTAGGCTGACGGCGAGGAACAGGTGACCTTGGGGAAGAGCAGCGCGCTGGATGGACAGGGCTTCCTCGTAGCATTCGAGGGCCTCGTCATAACGGCACAGTTCGCGGAGAACGCCGCCTATGTTGTTGAGGATGTCGGCGATATCTGGGTGGTTGTGGGGGAGAGCGGCACGCTTGATGGTGAGAACTTCTTTGTACTTGGCAAGAGCTTCGTCGTAGCGACCAAGGCCAGCGAGAACGCTGGCGCTATCCATAAGGTGGCTCGCAGGGTCCGGGTGTCCATGGGGGAAGGCGGTGCGCTGAATGACGAGCGCTTCCTCTTGGAATGCGAGGGCCTCGTCGTAGCGACGTAGATTGCGGAAGACAGCCGCGATACACTTAAGGGTGTCAGCGATATCTGGGTGGCTGTGGGGAAGGGCGGCACGCTTAATGGTGAGGGCTTCTTCATAACGGGCGAGGGCCTCGTCGTAGCGGCGCAGGTCTGTGAGGACGTTGGCGCTGTTGTGGAGGATGCTAGCGATATGAGGTTGCTTGTCAGAGAGGATAGTTCTTCTGATGGTAAGCGCCTTCTCATACTGTTCGAGAGCCTCGTCGTAGCGGCGCAATACGGCGAGGACATTGGCGACAAGAACGAGGCTGTCTGCGATGAGTGGATCGTTGTTAGGAAGGGTGGCGCGGCGGATGGTGAGGGCTTCCTCATGGATAGAGAGGGCCTCGTCGTAGCGGCGCAGGTCTTTGAGGACATTGGTGCTGTGGTTGAGAATGTTGGCGAACACCACTCCCCCCCGCATGGCCCGCCGCTGGGCTCCCAACGCAAGCGCGAAGACCGTCAACCGCGTGCCTGGTGTTTTCATGGCATGCTCTGCACGCCCCAACGCTTCCAGCACCTGAACATGTTCAGGGTAATTCCCCGGGTCTTTTTTCAGCAGACTGGTATGTGCGTTGCGGTACGCCTGTACCTGCCAATCAGCGGGCAAGCGGGCGATGCGGGTTAGTTCGGCGTTCAATCGGCTCATACTCCTCCAGGGGCGTCGGGTTACCGGCCCGACTTCAATCAGTTCAGGGGGCGGGTCGAATCCATGGCCGACGCGGCTTGTAACACTGTTACCTGGGCCACGTGCGAACTGGGATTGCCCCGCTGTTGTGTAGTTGAGGTTAAGCGATTTGAGCTTGGCATTAGTACTCGTAAGGCGTCAGTACTCGTAAGGCGTCAAGTTGAGCTTGCCTCAGTCTTGCGCATTTACAGTTAGGCCCCTGCGTTGGCGTTGAGCTGCTCGAGTTTTGCGGGGCCTTGTAACCCAGGGGCGAATGTCGGCGCTGCCGTCTGGTCTCGCTCCATGTTTTACTTATTCAGGCGAGGCCGTTAAGGACGAAAGGGGCCCAGGCACTGACGGGTTGTTCCTCCGCGAGCATCCGCAGTTTCTCCTCCCGGACCGCGTCCTGCCAGGACGCGCCGTCCAGCCGCGCGGTGTACACATTCCCCATCCACTGCGGCGTCGTGGCGTCCAACACCGGCCACAGCGTGGTGATGGTCCGCTGCGCGCCGGCCAGGAACGCCGCTTGCGACAGACCTGCCACCCCCCGCCCAGCTGTCATATCCCCCAGCCCTGAGTTGCACGAGGAGAACGTCACCAGTTCCGTGCCGCGCAAATTCAGGCTCCCCAGTTCCCAGGCCCGCAAGACCCCCTGGAAGTTGCGCCGGGTGTAGCCGTCAAGCAGCACCACGGCCCGTGAGAAGGGATGCGCCGGATCGTAGCGGGGATCGAGTCGCTCGGCCCGCTGATAAAGCGGGCGGGTCTGTTCGGCGTCCCACACGTCTGAGTGCGTCGAGAAGTGCAGCACCCAGGGAGCCACCCCGATGTTCAGCAGGGTCTGTTCTGAAGCGTCGGGGCTCAGGTGGGAGCTCACGGCGCGCCCGCGCGCCGTGAGCAGCGAGCTCAGGGTCCCGATCTCCTGCGCCGTGCCGTTCAGGTTGCCGTACCGGGGCAACTCGGCCGTGCCGCCGGTCATCACCACCGCACTGCGCGTCGCAAAGCGCCCTGGTGCGGAGCGCAACTCTGGCGGGGGATTCACGGCCCCGTTCTCGGGTGCCTCTTGATCGCTGTCAACGTCTTCTTCAAAGGACTGAACGCCCAACAGCACGGCGGGATTCATGTCGCTTCCCGGCACAGACGCAAGACGGTGGAGGCGCAGCAGGTCCCGGGGGGTGGGCACCAGGCGGGTACTGACCTGGGCCAGCAGGGGACGGGCACCGGACGCGTCCGGTGCGCACAGCAGGTCCCATGGCAGACCGTACAGGAAGCCGTCGCCGCTGATGACCAGTTGCTTGAGGTCTCCTTCCAAGCCCAATAATCCAGCGATGGGCGTGATTAGCGCCGCATACAACCCCTGCAGGGGTTGCAGCAGGGCCGCCTCGTGCAACAGGAGACCAGGATCCCCCAGCACCAGGCGCAGGTGGGCCACCTGCTCTTCGAGATCTGAGGCGGCGTAGCGGTGCAGGTGATGCCGGCCGTCCTGATGCAGGACCTGGGCGTAGACCGCGTCCCCCGAGACGAACAAGTTCAGCAGCGCTTCATCGTCGTGCAACGCGGACTGCACCGCGGGGGGGGTGATCATGCGCAGTTGCAGTTCTTCGGCGAGGCGGGCTCCTTCGGGGTCCGTGTGAATCTGCTGTTCGAGCTGCTGGAGTTGGCGGGTGACCTCCTGCACCCGCAGGAGGTCCTGGGCGTCGGCGCTGTACTGTAAACGCGCCATCTCGGCCTGCAGGGCCTGCAGCTCGTCGAGGCGAACACAGAAGGGACCAGTGGCATTGGCATGCAGGATGCTGGTCAGGCCCTGCTCGATGTCGGCGTTGCCTTTGTACGTCAGCAGGGCCGTGATCACATCACCAGGAAGCTCAGGGACCTCAGGATGAGTAGCAAGCTCCAGCAGGAGAGCCAGGGTGTCGGGCACGGACTCGTCGAATTCGGCCGCATCTCCCCACAGGGTCTTGCTGATTTGCGGGAACTGCTCGTTGTACAGCAAGATGTTCAGCGCCTCGGTGGCGTGGGGCAGGCCTTGTTCCGGCTGACCGAGCTCACCGAGAACGCGAGCCACGCGGTGCAGAGTCTGGGCAGTCTGGGGATGGTGTTTGGGGAGGGCCCCTCGCCAGATCTTGAGGGCATGCCGGTAGCTCTGGACAGCGTCGTCGTAGCGGCGTAGGTCCGTGAGGACATTGCCCAGGTTGTGAAAACTTAAGGCGAAGAGTGGATGTCCGGCGGGCAGGGCTGCCCGCCGGATCACCAGAGCTTCCTCGTGCTTTTCGAGGGCCTCGTCAAGGCGGTTGAGCTTCTGGAGCACATTGGCCAGGTTGTTCAGGCTGGCCGCGGTGAGTCGATCTCCAGCCAGCAGGGACTGACGTCTGATCTTTAGCGCTTCCTCGTGCTTTTCGAGGGCCTCATCAAAGCGACTGAGTTCGTAAAGTGCATTGCCCAGATTGTTCAGGATATTCGCGATGCGTGGATCTCCATCGGGCAGGGCCGCCCGTTGGATCATCAGGGCTTCTTCGTGCTTTTCGAGCGCCTCATCGAAGCGACGGAGTTCGTAAAGTGCAGTGCCCAGATTGTTTAGGCTGATAGCGATATCCGGGTGTCCAGCGGGCAAGCCCTCCCGTTTGATCGCCAGAGCCTCTTGATGCCCGAGAAGCGCCTCATCGAAGCGGCGGAGGTCGGAGAGCACGAGGGCCATGTTCATCAGGCTGTCCGCGATGAGTGGATCTCTATGGGGCAGGGCCGCCCGCCGGGTTGCCAGAGTCTCCCCGCGCATTTCGAGAGCCTCATCGAAGCGGCGGAGCTCGGCAAGCACAGTGGCTAGGTTGTTCAGGAAACCCGCGAAGACAACACCTCTGCGCAAGTGGCGGCCCTGCAGTTCCAAGGCGACCGCAAAGAC
The genomic region above belongs to Deinococcus humi and contains:
- a CDS encoding CHAT domain-containing tetratricopeptide repeat protein; its protein translation is MSRLNAELTRIARLPADWQVQAYRNAHTSLLKKDPGNYPEHVQVLEALGRAEHAMKTPGTRLTVFALALGAQRRAMRGGVVFANILNHSTNVLKDLRRYDEALSIHEEALTIRRATLPNNDPLIADSLVLVANVLAVLRRYDEALEQYEKALTIRRTILSDKQPHIASILHNSANVLTDLRRYDEALARYEEALTIKRAALPHSHPDIADTLKCIAAVFRNLRRYDEALAFQEEALVIQRTAFPHGHPDPASHLMDSASVLAGLGRYDEALAKYKEVLTIKRAALPHNHPDIADILNNIGGVLRELCRYDEALECYEEALSIQRAALPQGHLFLAVSLHNSARILHELGRYDDAFARHEEALTIERANLPERHPFIAVSLENTALVLKDMRRYEDALAAATEALTIHLHNDQFPTVSKTYWGPGTTTQVSLPDTFAQTLTLCAQLPTSTVTALLTFKGNADIEQGLTSILQANATGTFRDRLDELQALQAEMARLQYSADAQDLLRVQEVTAQLETLERQIHTDPEGARLAEELQLRMITPPAVQSALQDDEALLNLFVSEDAVYAQILHQDGRHHLHRYAASDLEAQVAHLRQVLGDPGLLLHETPLLRPLQGLYASLIAPIAGLLGLGEDLKRLVISGDGFLYGLPWDLLCAPDASGARPLLAQVSTRLVPTPRDLLRLHRLESVPGSATSPAVLLGVQSFEEHGDSDQEGTETEAMNLPPDLRSAPVHFATRSAVMTTGGADSLPRYGNLNGTEQEIRMLTALLTERGRSVVSHLSPDASEQTLLNIGVAPWVLHFSTHSDVWDAEQTRPLYQRAERLDPRYDPAHPFSRAVVLLDGYTRRNFQGVLRAWELGSLNLRGTELVTFSSCNSGLGDMTAGRGVAGLSQAAFLAGAQRTITTLWPVLDATTPQWMGNVYTARLNGASWQDAVREEKLRMLAEEQPVSAWAPFVLNGLA
- a CDS encoding CHAT domain-containing tetratricopeptide repeat protein; translated protein: MSRIDKELQRISRLPVDRQVGAYRNLHTLSLKSETGNYPGHERILEALLRAEHALKGSNEPLTVFAVALELQGRHLRRGVVFAGFLNNLATVLAELRRFDEALEMRGETLATRRAALPHRDPLIADSLMNMALVLSDLRRFDEALLGHQEALAIKREGLPAGHPDIAISLNNLGTALYELRRFDEALEKHEEALMIQRAALPDGDPRIANILNNLGNALYELSRFDEALEKHEEALKIRRQSLLAGDRLTAASLNNLANVLQKLNRLDEALEKHEEALVIRRAALPAGHPLFALSFHNLGNVLTDLRRYDDAVQSYRHALKIWRGALPKHHPQTAQTLHRVARVLGELGQPEQGLPHATEALNILLYNEQFPQISKTLWGDAAEFDESVPDTLALLLELATHPEVPELPGDVITALLTYKGNADIEQGLTSILHANATGPFCVRLDELQALQAEMARLQYSADAQDLLRVQEVTRQLQQLEQQIHTDPEGARLAEELQLRMITPPAVQSALHDDEALLNLFVSGDAVYAQVLHQDGRHHLHRYAASDLEEQVAHLRLVLGDPGLLLHEAALLQPLQGLYAALITPIAGLLGLEGDLKQLVISGDGFLYGLPWDLLCAPDASGARPLLAQVSTRLVPTPRDLLRLHRLASVPGSDMNPAVLLGVQSFEEDVDSDQEAPENGAVNPPPELRSAPGRFATRSAVVMTGGTAELPRYGNLNGTAQEIGTLSSLLTARGRAVSSHLSPDASEQTLLNIGVAPWVLHFSTHSDVWDAEQTRPLYQRAERLDPRYDPAHPFSRAVVLLDGYTRRNFQGVLRAWELGSLNLRGTELVTFSSCNSGLGDMTAGRGVAGLSQAAFLAGAQRTITTLWPVLDATTPQWMGNVYTARLDGASWQDAVREEKLRMLAEEQPVSAWAPFVLNGLA